The Aeromicrobium yanjiei DNA segment CCTGCAGGTCCTGCTCGGACCAGGTGCGCGTACCCGGGCCGTAGACGCACAGCGCTCCGACGCTCTCGCCCCGCACCACGAGCGGCACACCGAGATAGGAGCCGATCTCGCCGGAACGGACGGCCGACAGGTCACGCACCCGCTCGTCGTTCGCCGCGTCGCCGATCATGAGCGCCGCTCCGGTCCCGGCGGTGAGGGTGCACATCGAGTCGTCCGCCGGGGTCTCGACACCGATCGACTCCAGCGAGGCGCCCACGGCGCCCACGACCGTCTGCACGTGGGAGATCAGCGAGACGTGCGCCGACGGAGCGCCCAGCAGGCGTGCCGCGAGGGCGGCGATCTGGTCCAGTGCAGCCTGGTCACGCGCCGCGGCAGCCAGCTGGCGGACGAGATCCTCTCGCGCCCGTGCGTCGCGTCCCGGCCTCGCCACGGACGTCACGTCCTCGGCCCACATGGCGCTCCCCTCTCAGTGCTCGTGCCCGGAGCGACACAGGCGGCCCAAGTACTGCGAATCCTAACGTCGAGCCGGGTCGCGCGGCGGTCCAGGCTCCTGTCGGGGCCGTAGGCTCGGCCCATGACGTCCCCCACGGAGACCACTGTCCGCGACCTCGAGCGCCGCCGGTTCGACCTGATCGTCGCCGAGGAGTGGGAGGACTTCGCGGCGCTGTGCGACGCGGAGCTGCGCTACGTCCACTCCAGCGGCATCATCGACACGCGCGACTCCTATCTCGAGAAGCTGCGCGGCGGCTACTACGACTACCACCGGGTCGACAGCTCGATCGAGAGCATGATCGTCACGCCGGACCTCGTCCTCGTCCGCGGCACCATGGCCGCCGACCTGCGGGCAGGCGACCGGGAGATCAGCCTCGACAACGTCATCGTCTCGGCCTGGGTCCGACGGGACGACGCCTGGCTGCTCGCGACCCATCAGTCCACACCTGCCTAGACCTCCGCGGGTGCCAGGACGATGTCGAAGGCCACTCGCGACCAGGACGCGTCGCCGAGCTCACGCCCGTCCGGCGTGGGGGTCCCGGCCGGCTGCTCGACGAAGTCCTTGACCAGCGAGTCCTTCACGCCGAACACGCTGTCGCTCGCGAGCAGCTCGTCACCGCGCACGAAGATGTGCGTCACCAACGTCCGGCAGCCCTCGGCGCCCACCATGAAGTGCAGGTGCGAGGCCCTCATCGGGGAGCGCCCGGTCGCGGCGAGCATCGCCCCCACCGGCCCGTCGTGCGGGATCGGGTACGGCGTCGGGGTCACCGCCCAGAACCGGAAGGATCCGTCGTCGTCGCTGAACAGGTGCGCACGTCCCGCGACCCGGTCGTCGGTGTACTGGACGTCGTAGAACCCGTCCTCGTCGGCCTCCCAGACCTCGATCCGCGCGCCGGCGATCGGCCGGCCGTCGATGTCGGTGACCGTCCCCTCGACCCAGCAGGGCTGGCCGGACGCACTGCCGGCGATGTCCCCGCCGAGCTCGACGTGCGGTGAGTCCTCGACGAAGAAGGGGCCGAAGACCGTGGCCTCGGTCGCGTCGCCGTACGCCTCGTTGTTGATCGCGATGGTCTGCATCGACGCGCCGAGCGTGTCCGACAGCAGGATGAACTCCTGCCGGCGATCGTCGGTGATGTGCCCGACTGCGGTGAGGAACTCGATGGCCTGCAGCCACTCCCGCTCCGTCAGCCTGACGTCCCGCAGGAACGCGTGCAGGTGCCGCACGACCCCCTGCATCAGCTCTTTCAACCGCGGCTCGGGCGTCCCGTCGAAGGACGCGAGGACCAGCCGGACCAGCTCCTCCTCGCGGTGACGCTGCTCGTCGGACACCTGCATCTCTGTGGTCATCGCGGCTCTGCTCCTTCCCACGCTGCGTGCAGCAGCGCGGTGACGTTCTCGACGGTGACGGGGGTGGGATTGTCCGCGGGCGCGGCCTCGACCACGGCGCGGGCGGCCTGGTCGATGCCCGCCTCCGGCATCCCGTAGTCGCGCAGCGCTCGGGGCGCATCGACGCGTTCACGCAGCGCGGCCAGCCCGGCGACGGCGTTGTCGCTGCCGAACGAGGTGGCGATCCGTGCTGCGGCGCGCGGGGCCGCAGGGGCGTTGAAGGCGAGCACGTGCGGGAGCACGACGGCGTGGGTCTGGGCGTGCGGGAGGTCGAACATGCCGCCCAGGACGTGGCAGATCTTGTGGTGCAGGCCCGATCCGGCCGAGGCGAAGGCGACGGCCGACAGGTACGCGCCGTAGAGCGCCTGCTCGCGCCCGTCGATGCTGCGGGGATCGGCCTGGATCGCGGGGAGCCCCTCGTCGAGGGCGCGGATCCCCTCCACCGCGAGGGCGGCGTTGATCGGATCGGCCCGGGGCGCCCACATCGAGTCGATGCAGTGCGCGAGGGCGTTCAGGCCTGAGGCGATGCTCATGTCCGCCGGGAGCGACAGCATCAGGGAGGCGTCGTAGACGACCGTCCGCGGCAGCACCCGGTCGTCCACGCCGGTCGTCTTCCTCGACGACTCGGTCATGCCCCAGACGTTGGTGGCCTCCGAGCCGGCGTACGTGGTGGGGACCGCGACGATCGGGATCCCCGACGTGAGGGCGACCGCCTTGGCCAAGCCCGTGGTCGAGCCCCCGCCGACGCTCACCAGCAGGTCGGCGCGGTGCTCTGCCGCGACCTGCCTCGCGCGGTCCGCGACGTCGGTCGGCACGTGCATCACGACCTCGTCGTGCTGCACGACGACGGGCAGGTCGGCGGTGATCGTCTCGGCCAGCTCGCGCTCGTCCGCACCGGCGACGACCATGACGCGTTCCGCGCCGATCAGCCCCACCTCGGCGGCGAGGCTCTCGCGAGCACCGCCGGACGCGAATCGGACCCGTTGGCCCAGCGTCTCGTGGTCGAACCGCATGCTCACGCCTCGCGCGAGAGGATCGCGGTGAACGCCTCGCGCAGCACACCCTCCGGATCGTCCGCGAGCTCGGTGGACCGCCAGCAGATGTGCTTGTCGGGGCGCACCAGGAGCGCACCGCTCTCCTCGACCTCGCGCAGCCGCGACCAGTCGAAGTACAGGTCCGTGACCTCCTGCCCGGGACCGATCACGACAGTCCTGACGGGCAGCCCCAGCTCGCGACCGACCGCCTCCAGCGCGGGCTCCCAGGCCGATCCGGCCACACCGGTCACCAGCGTGAACCGGTCGTACGGCGCGAGGTCCATCATCGCGATCTTGTGCCGGTGGTCGCCGACCCACGCATGCGGAAGGTGGGAGCCGGGGACCGTGGAGACCTGGTAGTACAGGTCCGGGTCGCGCTCCGGCTCGGGCAGCGTGGAGCCGTCCGACATGATCGCGGACGAGGTGTAGAACTGTCCCAGCTCGACGCCGTGCGCGTTGAACTCGTAGTTCTTGATCGCCATGGCCTTGACGAGGGCCGCGCGCTTCGCCGCACCCTCGGGGGTGTTGGCCTTGCGCTCCTCGATCTGCTCGACCATCTCCTGCTCGGTCCTGGCGTCCGTGACGCCGAGGGCCACGAACAGGTCCGCGAACTCGCGACCGGACTGGTTGGCCCGCTTGACGATCCGCTCCGCGACCGGTGCCCGCTCGGTCGAGTACGTGTCGAGGAGGGCCGACCCGGCCTGCCCCCGGAGCACCGCGGCGATCTTCCAGGCGAGGTTGTAGGAGTCCTGGATCGACGTGTTCGAGCCCAGCCCGTTGCTCGGCGGGTGACGGTGGATCGCGTCGCCCGCGCAGAAGACCCGCCCCTCCTGCAGGTGCGTCGCGTAGACCTCGTTGTTGCCCCACAAGGACGTTCCGGTGATCTCGACGTCCAGCTCGGGCATGCCGAGGAGGTTGCGGACGATCTGGATCGCGGCCGCCTCGTCGACGACCGGCGGCTCCTGGGTGATGTCGAAGCCCCACACGATCAGCCACTCGTTCCACGGGCGCACCATGCGGACCAGACCTGCGCCGATGCCACCGACGTTCGACCCGGGCTGGATGACCCAGTACAGCACCGAGGGGCGGTGGCCCACGAGCTCGGCGATGTCGGCCTTGAAGGTGATGTTCATGGACCCCGCGATGTCCATCGAGCCGACGAGCGGCAGGTCGATGTCGGCGGCGACCTTCGACCGGGCGCCGTCCGCGCCGATCAGGTACTTCGCCCGGATCGTGTACGCGTGGCCGGTCAGCCGATCGACGACCGACACGTCCACCCCGTCGGCGTCCTGCACGTGCGACACGTACTCGGTGGAGAACTGCGTCTGGGTGCCGCGCATCGTCGCGTTCTTGACCAGGATCGGCTCGAGGTACGTCTGCGGGATGTCGACCGTCAGGCACGGCGACGCGAGCTGGTAGTCGGCCTCGCGGTCCGCTCCCGTCCCCCACGTCCGGATGCGCCCGATCTCCTCGCCCGCGATGGACGTGCAGAAGACGGTGTCGCCCACCAGTCCGTGCTCGGTCGCGTCCGCGAGCACCTGGTCGTCGATGTCCATGTCCCGGAAGATCTCCATCGCGCGCTGGTTCGTGATGTGCGCCCGCGGGGTGTTGGCCGTCCAGCGGTACTTCGTGATCATGATGTTGGGGATGCCGAGGGTCGACAGGAACAGCGCGGCCGACGACCCGGCGGGCCCCGAGCCGACGATGAGCACATCGGTCTCGATCACGGACGAATCGGGCAGGGCGGTCATCTGCTGACCGTCGTCGAACACGGGCATCCGGGTCACCTCTCGTCGTGCTCGCTGCTCGCGGGCGTCCCGATCAGTGTCCTGCGTCACATGCGGCCGGCGCGGGTGTCGGCCCGATCACGTCGCAAACCTGAACTAGTGGCGGAATCAGGAAGGGCCGGAGGCCGCGCGCGCTGCCGTGGCGTCGCGGCGGACGTCGGAGGCGCGCTCGGAGAAGCGGAGCACGAAGGCGTTGGAGAAGTGCGTCGCCGAGGCGAAACCGCAGTGATGAGCGATCTCGGCGATCGTCATGGAGGCTGCGGCGGGCTTCTCCAGCAGGGCCCTGGCGACGTCCAGGCGCCGCGCCAGGATGTAGCGCGGCACGCTGATGCCGTCGGCGGCGAACACGCGCGACAGGTGCCGGGCGCTGATGCCGATCGCGTCGGCGACCCTCGTCGCCGACAGGGTCGGATCCGCGATCCGTCCCTCGATGAACGCCTTGGCCGCGGCCCGGTGGGCGGTGTTCAGGTCGTCCCGGGCCCCGGAGGCCAGCACGGAGACCAGCTCCAGGATCGTCTGCTCGTCGGGCGGCACCAGGTTGTGGGGGCGGGTCGCCCGATTGACGTGGCGCGCGAGCGCGGCCGCGTGGGCGTTGCCGCGCTTGCCGAAGTCGAAGACCATCGGATCGGTCAACGACCTCGCGCCCGCCACCTCGTCGAAGATCGAGCGCGGCATCTTGATGACCAGCTCTTCCAGACCCCGGGAAAAGCCCCGCATGAACGCCTTGTCGGCGTCGCACAGGAGCAGCTGGCCGGGCCGCACGGTGCGCACCCCGTCCTCGGAGTAGAAGAACGCCTCACCCACGAGGCTGAAGTACATGACCACGGAGTCGGAGGGACGGCGACGGATGAGGTCGGCGTCGCGCTCCACGACGTGCGACGTGCCCACCACGCGAGCCAGCCCGATCGAGTCCAGCTGGACGTTGGTCTCGGTCGCCTCGAGCTGGGACGCCTCGAGCGTGCGGCACCGCAGCCCGATCAGGGCGTCGGCGTTGTGGTCCTCCCACAGCTCGATCCGCTCCTGGTCGGGCAGGCCCACCGTCGAGAACTCGATCGGGCCCGCTGTGACGTGCGTCATATCGGGAGACTACTCGACCGACCGGCCACGGCGTACCTGAAATGCCACCGGAAAGAGCGAGAACCGGCCCCGCGAGATCAGGCTCCAGACGCCCCGCGGAGCGGCCAGGACGATCACGATCGCCACGACCCCGAGTGCGACCAGGTACCACGTGCCCTGCTGGGCCAGCTGCTGCTGCAGGACGAAGAAGATGACCGCCCCGATGATGGGTCCCTCGATCGTCCCGATCCCGCCGATCACGACGATGAAGATCATGAACGCGCTGTAGTTGACCGAGTAGATCGAGTCCGGGGCCACCCGCAACGTGTTGATCGCGATGAGCGCCCCCGCGAGCCCCGCACCTGCGGACGACAGGACGTAGACGATCCGCTGCGACCGACGCACCGAGACGCCCAGGCTCGCCGCGGCGGTGGGGTCGTCCCGGATCGCCAGCAGCGCCAGGCCCATGCGCGACCTCATGAGCAGGTACGTCCCGACGACCACCAGCACCGCGAGGGTCAGGCCGAGCCAGTAGACCGTCGCGACCCGGTCGGTCCGGTCCACCCCCCTGAACGCCTCGAGCGACAGCCCCGAGCCGCCGCCGAGAGCGTCGATCTGGGTCGTCACGAGCTTGAACACCTCGGCCACGACCCATGTGCCGATCGCGAAGTATCCGCCGACCAGCCGAAACACGAGGAACGACGTGGGCAGCGCCAGGGCCGCGCACACGACACCGGCCAGCAGCACCGCCGCGAGCAGCGGGACGCCGAGCTGGTCGGCCACGTAGACGACCCCGTAGCCGCCCGCACCGACGAAGGCCTGCTGGCCGATGGAGACGAGTCCGCCGTAGCCGGCCAGCAGGTTCCACGTGGTCGCCATGATGATCAGGACGAACAGGCCCACCAGGTCGGACAGGGCACCCAGGGAGACGTTGTAGGGCACCCAGAGGGCCAGGAACAGCACCCCGATCGCCAGGCCGGCCAGGCCGAGGAGCGCACGTCGTCCGCCGCGATCCACGTGCGGAGCAG contains these protein-coding regions:
- a CDS encoding nuclear transport factor 2 family protein; the protein is MTSPTETTVRDLERRRFDLIVAEEWEDFAALCDAELRYVHSSGIIDTRDSYLEKLRGGYYDYHRVDSSIESMIVTPDLVLVRGTMAADLRAGDREISLDNVIVSAWVRRDDAWLLATHQSTPA
- a CDS encoding FAD-dependent oxidoreductase, translating into MPVFDDGQQMTALPDSSVIETDVLIVGSGPAGSSAALFLSTLGIPNIMITKYRWTANTPRAHITNQRAMEIFRDMDIDDQVLADATEHGLVGDTVFCTSIAGEEIGRIRTWGTGADREADYQLASPCLTVDIPQTYLEPILVKNATMRGTQTQFSTEYVSHVQDADGVDVSVVDRLTGHAYTIRAKYLIGADGARSKVAADIDLPLVGSMDIAGSMNITFKADIAELVGHRPSVLYWVIQPGSNVGGIGAGLVRMVRPWNEWLIVWGFDITQEPPVVDEAAAIQIVRNLLGMPELDVEITGTSLWGNNEVYATHLQEGRVFCAGDAIHRHPPSNGLGSNTSIQDSYNLAWKIAAVLRGQAGSALLDTYSTERAPVAERIVKRANQSGREFADLFVALGVTDARTEQEMVEQIEERKANTPEGAAKRAALVKAMAIKNYEFNAHGVELGQFYTSSAIMSDGSTLPEPERDPDLYYQVSTVPGSHLPHAWVGDHRHKIAMMDLAPYDRFTLVTGVAGSAWEPALEAVGRELGLPVRTVVIGPGQEVTDLYFDWSRLREVEESGALLVRPDKHICWRSTELADDPEGVLREAFTAILSREA
- a CDS encoding helix-turn-helix domain-containing protein, coding for MTHVTAGPIEFSTVGLPDQERIELWEDHNADALIGLRCRTLEASQLEATETNVQLDSIGLARVVGTSHVVERDADLIRRRPSDSVVMYFSLVGEAFFYSEDGVRTVRPGQLLLCDADKAFMRGFSRGLEELVIKMPRSIFDEVAGARSLTDPMVFDFGKRGNAHAAALARHVNRATRPHNLVPPDEQTILELVSVLASGARDDLNTAHRAAAKAFIEGRIADPTLSATRVADAIGISARHLSRVFAADGISVPRYILARRLDVARALLEKPAAASMTIAEIAHHCGFASATHFSNAFVLRFSERASDVRRDATAARAASGPS
- a CDS encoding dioxygenase, which encodes MTTEMQVSDEQRHREEELVRLVLASFDGTPEPRLKELMQGVVRHLHAFLRDVRLTEREWLQAIEFLTAVGHITDDRRQEFILLSDTLGASMQTIAINNEAYGDATEATVFGPFFVEDSPHVELGGDIAGSASGQPCWVEGTVTDIDGRPIAGARIEVWEADEDGFYDVQYTDDRVAGRAHLFSDDDGSFRFWAVTPTPYPIPHDGPVGAMLAATGRSPMRASHLHFMVGAEGCRTLVTHIFVRGDELLASDSVFGVKDSLVKDFVEQPAGTPTPDGRELGDASWSRVAFDIVLAPAEV
- a CDS encoding maleylacetate reductase, translating into MRFDHETLGQRVRFASGGARESLAAEVGLIGAERVMVVAGADERELAETITADLPVVVQHDEVVMHVPTDVADRARQVAAEHRADLLVSVGGGSTTGLAKAVALTSGIPIVAVPTTYAGSEATNVWGMTESSRKTTGVDDRVLPRTVVYDASLMLSLPADMSIASGLNALAHCIDSMWAPRADPINAALAVEGIRALDEGLPAIQADPRSIDGREQALYGAYLSAVAFASAGSGLHHKICHVLGGMFDLPHAQTHAVVLPHVLAFNAPAAPRAAARIATSFGSDNAVAGLAALRERVDAPRALRDYGMPEAGIDQAARAVVEAAPADNPTPVTVENVTALLHAAWEGAEPR
- a CDS encoding branched-chain amino acid ABC transporter permease, whose amino-acid sequence is MTTTAPTPTHDAAAPHVDRGGRRALLGLAGLAIGVLFLALWVPYNVSLGALSDLVGLFVLIIMATTWNLLAGYGGLVSIGQQAFVGAGGYGVVYVADQLGVPLLAAVLLAGVVCAALALPTSFLVFRLVGGYFAIGTWVVAEVFKLVTTQIDALGGGSGLSLEAFRGVDRTDRVATVYWLGLTLAVLVVVGTYLLMRSRMGLALLAIRDDPTAAASLGVSVRRSQRIVYVLSSAGAGLAGALIAINTLRVAPDSIYSVNYSAFMIFIVVIGGIGTIEGPIIGAVIFFVLQQQLAQQGTWYLVALGVVAIVIVLAAPRGVWSLISRGRFSLFPVAFQVRRGRSVE